In the Mesoplodon densirostris isolate mMesDen1 chromosome 6, mMesDen1 primary haplotype, whole genome shotgun sequence genome, agtatgaaaaagagaatttcattgatttccttaatatttttatattgatgacATGTTGAAATGATCAACATTTCATTACTTTAGATTAAATACaatttattaaaagtaatttcccctgatctttttttaatgtttgtattaGGAAATTGACAATTACACGTGTAGCTCACATTATATGTCTACTGAACATCCCTAGAGGACTTTTCTCGTCGTCCTGATGAAGGAGCAGTCTCCACCCCTCTGTTGTAGCTGGGGATGGGGCCTTAACTGAGTAAGGGAATCacacacccccaacacacacacacacacacacacatgcacacactgcaGGTGAGGGGCCTTGGTGGTGGGCGAGTGTCCTGGCCCCCCCTCGCCACTCCCATCTGCCTGAGCTGAGCCCTGCCTCTGGGCCAACCCATGTCCCTGCTAGATGTGACTTCTATTTTTAGCAGCTGTACTCGCTGGCTCCACATAGCTAACTCTGAGGCTTGCTGGGTGGGGGCCAGCCCCAGGCCTGCCCTGTCCCTGCCAACGGGGATCTCAGGAGGAGCTGACACCCTGGTGCTGGGGCCTCTCAGGGAGCATAAGTCAGCCTTGCAACATCCCTGGCAAGGAAATACTATCATAATCTGCACGTTTTCTGTGACGAGCCCGAGGCTCAGAGGTCTCTCCAAGCGAGGAGGGGGCAGAGCTGAGTCTGAGTCTTCCTCCCCAAGGCCTGACCTGCTCAGGGACCGGAGGAAGTCACCAGTTCGTGGGTGGCATTTCTCTGGAGCGTTTTCTACCTTGGAAAGTATTCTAagccagagaaaaggagagaatccatttggaaggagggagggaggtggatgAAGCTTCCAGGTGTACAGCTGACATCTCCTGTTGCAGTGGGTCCCAGTAATGAAAGCACCAACACGTATGGAAAGGCAACACGACACGAAAACCAGGATTACCCTGTGGTTAGAACTCAGGTGCCGGCCTCTAGAACACCCGGGTTTCGATGCTGCCTGTCTGCTGGAGCCCTCAGCCTCGGTCTCCTCCGCTGTACAATCGGCGTAGGAGGGGTCAGAGGACAAAGTGAGGTCATGAACATAAGTGCCCAGCCCCgagccaggcactggggagcccTCCTCAGTAAACAATCGCTATTGTTAGTATTTACCAAGGACTTACTGTGTCCTCTCAGCAAAACATCCCAACAATTCATGAGGTCACTGTTGTCAtcatccccatttaacagatgaagaaactgaggctgagggaggtgaggtcacttttcaaggtcacacatctggtgagaggcagagccaggaattttttggtaacagctttaGGAAGTTATAATTAAGATATAAcgcacataccatacaattcacccatttaaagtgtacaattcaatggcatttatatatttttttctctttctttggtgGAACCCTAACTGATACAGTTGCAGTCTAGAAGActtgtttttagttttaaatactgttctattttccaaatataaatttgttagggaattccctggtggtctagtggttaggactctgtgcttccactgcagggggcccgggtccaCTCCCTCATGCCGCCgttgcagccaataaataaaaaaacaaacaagcaaacaaataagtaaataaataaaaattaaaaatacataaatttgtttttaaatgaacaaaatacataatcatttaaaataatataaaggtaGGGTGCATTTTATGataagtaaattatatttcaataaagccattaaaataataatattaaagcGATAActgctcattatttttaaaaagaagggagaaatacAGAAGAGTATCCCACTACTCAGAGATAACTACTATTAACATGGTGGTGTATTTCTTgccagatatagatatatagctaTGTATaccagatacatacacacacactcacagtccTCAAAATTggtaacatatacatataccaatctttatctttcattttccatttcatattattattaacatttttccatgccattaaaaatctatgaaaacatattgtcatgacagtgttatATTCCATTATGTGGAAGAGACAGAAGTAATGTAACCATCCCCTAACTGTCAGATAATTCAGCTTTTACCCACTGCGAcgaatcatcttttttttaaatttatttatttatttatttatgtttggctgcgttggatcttcattgctgtgcatggactttctctagttgcagcgagcgggggctactcctcgttgtggtgcgtgggcttctctttgctgtggcttttgttgtggagcacgggctctaggtgcgcggtcttcagtagttgtggctcgcgggctctaaagcgcaggctcagtagttgtggcgcacgggcttagttgctccgtgacgtGTGGGACCAACCaggacccgggctcgaacccgtgtcccctgcattggcaggtggattcttaaccactgcaccaccagggaagtccgtatgATGAACAGTCTTGACAAGTCTTTGGTGTTACCTCTGATCACAGCCAGAGGAGAGGTGTTTAGAAGTGCTATGCCTGGATCGAAGATGTGAACAATTTTAAGGCTCTTGATACATATTGAAAAATGTTTTGCAGAAATGACGTACTAATTTAAACTTTCCCAAGTAGTGTATTGAAGTATATATCTCATCTCACTAAGTattgctatatttttaaaatatttgttaatttactAGATGAGAAATGGCATTTTAAATTTAACACAGTTGCCTTTGGTATCTAGGAAGGATGAACCTGTTTCACATGGTTAGTAACCATCTGCATTTCATTTTATGTGAATTGTCTACACATgccctgtgtccaaatttctatatatgtgttagtatttttcttattaacttATCACAAAGCATGGTAATTACTATTCATCGGTCACACTTATTGCAAGTATTTTTCTCACTTTGTTATttgcctttctgatttcttttatgattttttaatacactaaagattttaatttttcaaagggAGTGGTATTTCTTATTGTTTAAAATGTCCCCATTCAAATAAggtctgtagtttcttttttatttttaatttattttatttgttttggctgccctgggtcttagttgcggcatgtgggatcttagctccctgaccaggggaacccgtgtcccctgcattggaaggcggattcttaaccactagaccaccagggaagtcccagttctgtagtttctttttttttttttttttaacatctttattggagtataactgctttgcaTCGTTGTATTAGtcgctgctgtataacaaagtgaatcagctatatgtatacatatatccccatatcccctccctcttgtgtctccctcccaccctccgtatcccacccctctaggtggtcacaaagcaccaagcttatctccctgtgccatgcagctgcttcccactagctgtctattttacatttggtagtgtatatatgtcagtgccactccctcacttcgtctccgcttacccttccccctccctgtgtcctcaagtccattctctacgtctgcatctttattcctgtcctgcccctaggttcttcagaaccttttttttttttttttagattgtctatatatgtgttagcatacggtatttgtttttctctttctgacttacttcactctgtaggacagactctaggtccatccacctcactacagataactcaatttcatttctttttatggctgagtaatattccattacatatatgtgccagatctttagtttcttttttctttttttttttttttcacggtatgtgggcctctcactgttgtggcctctcccgttgcggagcacaggctccggacgcgcaggctcaacggccatggctcacgggcccagccgcttcacggcatgtgggatcctcccggaccagggcacgaacccgtgtcccctgcatcggcaggcagactctcaaccactgcgccaccagggaagccctgtagtttcTTGATAGCATCATACCGGCTTCAATTCCTTGGTTATGAAAATGCACCATGGTTATGTAAGAGGTTATGATTAGGGAAAACTATGTGATGGGGTACACAAGaattctgtactatttttgcaactttatgTGAgtcaaattatttccaaatacaaggttaaaaaagttttttttaagttgaaaagtattatttagattttcttctaagttttatgGACTCATATTTTAACTCTTTCTCCATCAGAAATTTATTTGATATAAAGTGAGAGATGAGACTGACTTAATTCTTTTCCAGATGGCTGGCCAATTGTCTTAGCCTTGAGGTTGAATCATTCTTCCTTTACCTGGTGATTTGGTCACCACCTTTCTTACACACTGAAGCCTGTAAATGATAAGGACTGTTTCTGGGCTATTTTTGTTCTTCTGATCCATTACCATTTCTTATGTCCTTACCATGCTATTTTTGATTACTAAATTTTCagagtatgttttaaaatgtgacatGACAGGTGTTGGTTTCCTCCACACATCAAATTAACCCTTTTTTGGTATTACTtgtatttttcaacattttttgactttttattctTGCAGATGGAACAaacatgataaaaaatatttcagagattTCTATGGGCGTCTCATTAAACTTGCCAATTACCTTGAGAAAAGTTGACATCTTTACAACATCCAGTTTTCCTATCCAAGACCACAGTAGGAAGGAAGcttcattttttatcttttcctgTTTCTCAGTAAAGATGTGTAGCTGTCTTCTTATCAGTCTTTCACATTTCTTGTTAAGGTTAGTTATTGATATGTTATGACcgaaattttttaaacttatgcTTTCTAATTGATTATATTAGTATGTAGGGTGGTACAGATGTATAGGATGGTGACTGCCTTTTATATCCAGTCAccttgctgaattctcttatttaTTCTGGTAGCTTTTTCAGTTAATGTGACTGGTTTTCAAGATGGACAAACAAATCCTGTTTAAATCAGCATAATTTTGATTCCTTTACAAATAGCAGCAACACTCTGGAGCCACAAGGATCATTTGATGGAGAAACATAAGCAAGTTACTTATTATCTATGAACTTCGATTcccttataaggaaaaaaatggaaacaatgctAATACATAAAATAACTATGTATCTTGTTGAGGTGCTATGAGTATTCagtaaaataagatatttaatataatcTCCAATTGCAGAATCCTTAGGAAGTGGTATAGTCTTTTTCCTAAGTCACCTCCTTGCTTCCCATTACGGCAATGGCTAAAACTTTCAGatcaatgttgaataatagtattGGGTCCTATTCTTTATTGAGTTCCTAATTTTGATTGGAGGACTTCCACGGTTTTACCCAAAGAGCCTATTAATCAAGCCATCAGGCCTCTAGAGCTATTACATAAACACAACATGAAAATCACAGACTCCTCTTTAAGGCAATTGTTCTCCCGTAAATCTGAAAGCTCAGAACTTCTGACAAGTTTGTTATTTATACATcagtaaaactgggggaaaaaattttaaggttGCTGGAGGTTTCTGTGCCTTGTTTTCTTAACGGGTCAGTTCCTTACTTTACGAGTCTGAGGAACTCTGGAATCTGAGTGAGGACAAACCCCGGGAAGTCAGGGTAGATTAAAGCTTCAGCGGAGTCGGCGCGACGGGCTTTCCGTCCTAGAACCATGGCCCAGTTTGTCTGTAACCTCGCGGAGAAGGCCCTGGCGCTGGTCAGCGCTGCTGTGACTTACTCGAAGCCTCAATTGGCCACATTTTGGCACAATGCCAAGGTTGAGCTGGTCCCTCCAACTCCTGCTGAGATCCCTACAGCTATTCAGAGCTTGCAAAAAATTATCAGTAGTGCTCAAACTTGTAGCTTCAAACAGCTTACAGTTAAGGAAGCTCTACTGAATGGTTTGGTGGCCACTGAGGTGTGGATGTGGTTTTATGTTGGCGAGATCATAGGCAAGCGTGGCATCATTGGCTTTAATGTTTGAAGACCAGTCTTTGCTTTGTTATTTGGGTGTTCTTGGACCATGTGTGAGCAGACGGCTCTTTGAATAAAATAAGACaatgtgtcaaaaaaaaaaaaaaagcttcagcgGGACTTCCCTCCCTCTGGAGCTTGGACAGAAAGGGCACTGGACCTGGAATCCTTTAACCTGCTTTCAGATCCTTACCCTTGCTggctgtgagaccttgggcaagtcacatcacCAGCTCTGAGCCCAACTGCCCTCATGGGCAAAGCTGGGTGACACAGTTCTCAACTGGTGGGGTTATGAGGGGCAGCTGGATGACACATGTGAGGTCCAGACACACAGAAGATTCCCAGGAATGTTAGCTGAAGCTGAGTGCTCTGGGGGATTGTGTGCTGGGCTTATTTAAGAGGAAGAATCCCTAAAGCCTTCTACCAATAAGTTGTTTATTAGGTGTTCACTCATCAAATCCTCCCAACATCTATGTTCCTGGCACTGGGCTAGTCTTGACAATCAGTGTTCAACATCCCAGCACAGGGCAGAAAGGAGACAGACAGTAAATGAGCACAAATAAATGTGCCTTCCTGCAGGGAGGGGCTGGCAAGGGCCTAATGGGGGAGCGGCTGATTGCCAGAGTCCGTCCCCCTCCCTCGGTCCCCTGGGTCGGGCCAGGCCGCCAGCACCCGCAGCCATATGGAATGCATTGAGCAGCTCCAGCATTCCAAACACGCGGTTCTGCTCTCCCAGGCGCCTTTTCCTGAACCGTGCCAGGCCTTCTGCAGGCAGCCAGGGCCTCAGTGCCTGATAAGAGGGCCTCCCCGAGGCTGCCTTCCACCTGCGCAATGTCAAGGTCAGCGGGAGGAGGGTGGCGGGTGTCCCCGATGCTCTGTAGCTGCTCCTCCACGGCCCTGGCAGGGACTGGGAGGTGGCCTGGAGAGAAGAGATCAAGTGACCCCAGGGGCCACTGGAATCACAGCATCTGGTTGCTTTGTTGTAGATAAGtaatagaaacatttaaaataaaaattctactgtatagcacaggaaactatattcaatatcctgtgataaaccataatggaaaagaatatgaaaaattatatatatatatatatat is a window encoding:
- the LOC132492423 gene encoding ATP synthase subunit g, mitochondrial-like, with the translated sequence MAQFVCNLAEKALALVSAAVTYSKPQLATFWHNAKVELVPPTPAEIPTAIQSLQKIISSAQTCSFKQLTVKEALLNGLVATEVWMWFYVGEIIGKRGIIGFNV